In one Cronobacter dublinensis subsp. dublinensis LMG 23823 genomic region, the following are encoded:
- a CDS encoding YbeF family transcriptional regulator — protein MELNHPPEKPSAKQEDDSRPQIFQTLRNIDLNLLTIFEAVYVHKGIVNAARVLNLTPSAISQSIQKLRLIFPDPLFIRKGQGVTPTAYATHMHEYISQGLESILGALDLQGEHEKQRTITIATSASLGALVIPQIYQQIRKVNPHLQIRNVPLQDTETQLSQFQTDLVVDSGSWSSRTLSTHLLFKDRVAVVCRRGHPCSRTGEPVTSEDLQTWEHTFIMLPGGMVNGVRKQINTLLPDRNVSFSSYNMVTIASIIGSSDLIGFMPARIFALFKDSFGLIEVESDVVIKETIDISLHYNKFSLRDPVVQNVIEAIVDGFASKAVSAHASPS, from the coding sequence GTGGAATTGAACCATCCCCCTGAAAAACCTTCAGCCAAACAGGAAGATGACAGTAGACCGCAAATATTCCAGACTCTGCGAAATATCGATCTTAACCTGCTGACGATTTTCGAAGCCGTATACGTGCATAAAGGCATCGTCAACGCGGCCAGAGTACTGAACCTGACGCCATCGGCCATCAGCCAGTCTATTCAGAAGCTGCGCCTGATATTTCCCGATCCGTTGTTTATTCGTAAGGGGCAAGGGGTCACGCCGACCGCGTATGCCACCCACATGCACGAATATATCAGCCAGGGGCTGGAATCTATTCTCGGCGCGCTGGATTTACAGGGCGAGCATGAAAAACAGCGCACCATTACTATCGCCACGTCCGCGTCGCTGGGCGCGCTGGTGATCCCACAGATTTATCAGCAGATCCGCAAGGTAAATCCACACTTACAAATCCGCAACGTCCCGCTGCAGGATACCGAAACGCAGCTGAGCCAGTTCCAGACCGATTTGGTGGTCGACAGCGGCTCATGGTCGTCGCGCACGCTCAGCACGCATCTGCTGTTTAAGGATCGCGTAGCGGTAGTCTGCCGTCGCGGCCATCCGTGCAGCCGCACCGGAGAGCCCGTCACGTCTGAAGATCTGCAAACCTGGGAGCACACCTTTATTATGCTTCCGGGCGGCATGGTCAACGGCGTGCGCAAGCAAATCAATACGTTACTGCCAGATCGAAACGTTTCGTTCAGCAGTTACAACATGGTCACCATCGCCTCGATTATCGGCAGCAGCGATTTAATCGGCTTTATGCCCGCACGTATATTCGCGTTATTTAAAGACAGCTTTGGGCTTATTGAAGTGGAAAGCGATGTCGTTATTAAAGAAACTATAGACATTTCATTGCATTACAATAAATTCAGCCTGCGCGATCCGGTGGTGCAGAATGTGATTGAAGCGATTGTGGATGGCTTTGCCAGCAAAGCGGTTTCTGCGCACGCGTCGCCCTCTTAA
- the lipA gene encoding lipoyl synthase → MSKPIVMERGVKYRDADKMALIPVKNVATEREALLRKPEWMKIKLPADSSRIQGIKAAMRKNGLHSVCEEASCPNLAECFNHGTATFMILGAICTRRCPFCDVAHGRPVAPDANEPQKLAQTIADMALRYVVITSVDRDDLRDGGAQHFADCITAIREKSPTIKIETLVPDFRGRMDRALEILTATPPDVFNHNLENVPRLYRQVRPGADYAWSLKLLERFKEAHPEIPTKSGLMVGLGETNAEIIEVMRDLRAHGVTMLTLGQYLQPSRHHLPVKRYVSPDEFEEMKAEALAMGFTHAACGPFVRSSYHADLQAKGEEVK, encoded by the coding sequence ATGAGTAAACCCATTGTGATGGAACGCGGTGTGAAATACCGCGATGCCGATAAAATGGCCCTTATCCCGGTTAAGAATGTGGCGACAGAGCGCGAGGCTTTGTTAAGAAAGCCGGAGTGGATGAAAATCAAACTCCCTGCCGACTCGAGCCGCATTCAGGGTATCAAAGCGGCGATGCGCAAAAATGGCCTTCACTCCGTCTGTGAAGAAGCCTCCTGCCCGAACCTTGCGGAGTGTTTCAACCACGGCACCGCGACCTTTATGATCCTCGGCGCTATCTGCACCCGTCGTTGCCCGTTCTGCGATGTGGCCCATGGTCGCCCGGTCGCGCCGGACGCCAACGAACCGCAGAAGCTCGCGCAAACCATCGCCGATATGGCGCTGCGTTATGTCGTTATCACCTCGGTGGATCGCGATGACCTGCGTGACGGCGGCGCTCAGCACTTTGCGGACTGCATTACCGCTATCCGTGAAAAGAGCCCGACCATCAAAATCGAGACGCTGGTACCCGATTTCCGCGGCCGTATGGACAGAGCGCTGGAGATTCTTACCGCCACGCCGCCGGACGTGTTTAACCACAACCTCGAAAACGTGCCGCGTCTTTATCGTCAGGTGCGCCCCGGCGCTGACTATGCCTGGTCACTGAAGCTGCTGGAGCGTTTTAAAGAAGCGCACCCGGAGATCCCGACGAAATCCGGTCTGATGGTTGGCCTTGGCGAAACCAACGCGGAAATCATCGAAGTGATGCGCGATCTGCGCGCGCACGGCGTCACCATGCTGACGCTGGGCCAGTATCTGCAGCCGAGCCGTCATCATCTGCCGGTGAAGCGTTACGTAAGCCCGGATGAGTTTGAAGAGATGAAAGCGGAAGCGCTGGCGATGGGCTTTACCCACGCCGCCTGCGGCCCGTTCGTGCGTTCGTCCTACCACGCCGATCTTCAGGCGAAAGGCGAAGAAGTCAAATAA